One region of Rhodospirillaceae bacterium genomic DNA includes:
- a CDS encoding PQQ-binding-like beta-propeller repeat protein, protein MTAIRPNRLCSTNNIYTTKWLGAGLALALLLGACDKTEVPLPGERVSVLQLNSDLAADPTLDDIAVRLPRPYVNADWAQVGGNQSHAMYHLQASSDVLSEVWSADIGSSADSANRLLAEPVVAEGIVYTLDAEALVRAFDANTGARLWQADFTPEDEDDDLFGGGIAVAEGKVFVTTPYAKIYALDAKTGAFIWEGKAPAPMRAAPAVSDGRVFVTTIDNQLVAFAIDDGRRLWSNAGVEEAAGLLGGSTPTVLGNVVVAAYTSGELLAFDVVNGNSLWTDSLAGKARTSSVAALSDIRGRPVIDRDRVIAIGNGGVMAAIDIRRGERYWDKDLGGTQMPWAAGDFIYVLTSQSEVVCLTREDGRVKWLTPLPPFEDMVDREDPVYWSGPVLVGDRLLVTGSNGLALSISPYTGALLGKQELPDRSHLPPVVANEMVYMLSDDADLIALK, encoded by the coding sequence ATGACGGCGATACGGCCCAATCGGCTTTGCAGCACCAATAACATTTACACGACCAAATGGCTGGGTGCCGGACTTGCCCTGGCGCTGCTGCTCGGTGCCTGCGACAAGACCGAAGTACCGCTGCCGGGCGAGCGCGTTTCCGTGCTGCAGTTGAACAGCGACCTGGCGGCTGATCCGACCCTCGACGACATCGCCGTGCGGCTGCCGCGCCCCTATGTCAATGCCGACTGGGCGCAGGTCGGCGGCAATCAGAGCCACGCCATGTATCACCTGCAGGCAAGCTCCGACGTGCTCAGCGAAGTGTGGTCGGCCGATATCGGCTCCTCGGCTGATTCCGCCAACCGCCTGCTGGCCGAGCCGGTCGTGGCCGAGGGCATTGTGTATACGCTGGATGCCGAGGCGCTGGTACGGGCCTTCGACGCCAACACCGGCGCCAGGCTCTGGCAGGCGGATTTCACGCCCGAGGACGAGGATGACGATCTGTTCGGTGGCGGCATCGCCGTTGCCGAGGGCAAGGTCTTCGTCACCACCCCTTACGCCAAGATCTATGCGCTCGACGCCAAGACCGGCGCTTTCATCTGGGAAGGCAAGGCGCCCGCACCGATGCGCGCCGCCCCCGCGGTGAGCGATGGCCGCGTGTTCGTCACCACCATCGACAACCAGCTGGTGGCCTTCGCCATCGATGACGGGCGCAGGCTCTGGTCGAATGCCGGTGTCGAGGAAGCAGCAGGCCTCCTTGGCGGCTCGACCCCGACCGTGCTCGGCAATGTCGTGGTCGCTGCCTATACCTCCGGCGAATTGCTGGCCTTCGATGTCGTCAACGGCAACTCGCTGTGGACCGACAGCCTTGCCGGCAAGGCGCGCACCTCCTCGGTCGCGGCCCTTTCCGATATTCGCGGCCGGCCGGTCATCGACCGCGACCGCGTCATCGCCATCGGCAATGGCGGCGTCATGGCGGCGATCGACATCCGCCGCGGCGAGCGCTATTGGGACAAGGATCTGGGCGGCACGCAGATGCCGTGGGCAGCCGGCGATTTCATCTATGTGCTGACCTCGCAGAGCGAAGTCGTGTGCCTCACCCGCGAGGATGGCCGCGTCAAATGGCTGACCCCCTTGCCGCCCTTCGAGGACATGGTCGACCGCGAGGATCCGGTCTATTGGTCAGGCCCCGTGCTGGTCGGCGACCGATTGCTGGTCACGGGCTCGAACGGACTTGCCCTCTCGATCTCGCCCTATACCGGCGCGTTGCTGGGCAAGCAGGAACTGCCCGACCGCTCGCATCTGCCGCCCGTGGTGGCGAACGAGATGGTCTATATGCTGTCGGACGACGCCGACCTCATCGCGCTCAAGTAG
- a CDS encoding tetratricopeptide repeat protein: MADIFQEVDEDLRRDTASALWAKYQNLVYGLVALIVLGTAAVTGWQIYDRQAREKAGTDYLNALQATTLDPKSAPEVLGQLIHAGGAFANLARFDLAHAALKAGDKQQALDLLTAMAGDAAYPAPLKGAAALMGGYVALDLGKADAAIALAQSLTIEGQPYRFSALEITGLAAYATGDKAKAKEIFQGLDDSFKKEDEAGLVTTPANLRDRVAIMLDRLAE, encoded by the coding sequence GTGGCTGATATTTTTCAAGAAGTCGACGAGGATCTGCGCCGAGACACAGCCTCTGCGCTATGGGCGAAGTACCAGAATCTGGTCTATGGGCTGGTGGCCCTCATTGTTCTCGGCACCGCGGCGGTGACCGGCTGGCAGATTTACGACCGCCAGGCGCGGGAGAAAGCCGGCACGGACTATCTTAACGCCCTGCAGGCGACGACGCTGGACCCGAAATCGGCGCCTGAGGTCCTGGGCCAGCTGATCCATGCCGGCGGCGCCTTTGCCAATCTGGCGCGCTTCGACCTCGCCCATGCGGCCCTCAAGGCCGGCGACAAGCAGCAGGCCCTCGACCTCCTCACCGCGATGGCCGGCGATGCCGCCTACCCGGCGCCGCTCAAGGGTGCCGCGGCCCTGATGGGCGGCTATGTGGCGCTCGACCTCGGCAAGGCGGATGCAGCTATCGCGCTGGCGCAGTCCCTCACCATCGAAGGCCAGCCCTATCGCTTTTCGGCGCTGGAGATCACCGGGCTCGCCGCCTATGCGACCGGCGACAAGGCGAAGGCCAAGGAGATTTTCCAGGGGCTGGATGACAGCTTCAAGAAGGAAGACGAAGCGGGCCTGGTGACGACGCCGGCCAATCTCCGGGACCGCGTCGCCATCATGCTGGACCGTCTCGCCGAGTGA